The Acidobacteriota bacterium nucleotide sequence GACAAAGATGTGAAGCCACCCGCGCTAGGCAGGTCGACTGTTCAGTTGTTCGTAGCGATGGCGATCGTGGGCGGGCTGGCCGCCTTCGGCATGTTCAACTCCATCATGAACTTCCCACTGGTCTTCGGGGGCATCTGCCTGGCGCTGGGATGGTTCAATCTGTGGCGCAGCCGGGCGACCGTACGAGCCGCGCCGTGGGCTTTACTGCTGCTGGTCGGAGCGGCCTTGCCGGTGGCGGGGTGGCTGTACCAGCAGAACATCGTCCGAGAATCTCAAGCACGAGCGCAGACGCGAACGTTCGAGTTGCTGGGCGGCACCCAGGCCCCCGCGCTGGTCGGTCTCGAACCGCTCAACACCGATTCACAAGCGCTGGCGGCCGCCGCCTCATACGCTGGACCGGCGACGATCGTCGCGTTCTGGGCCACCTGGTGCTCGCCGTGCTACGTCGAATTGGAGGAGCTCGACGAGCTTTACCGGAAGCACCGCGAGCGTGGTCTGTCGGTGGTGGCGATCACGCGCTACGGGGAATCGACCGAGCCCGAGAAGCGCAGACAAGTGCGGGAGAGCTCTGCGAAGTTCGCGCGCAAGCGTGCGTTTACGTTCCCGGTAGCGATCACCGCTGAGGACGACCTGTATCGAGCCTTCCAGGTCCTCGGGATCCCTCGCACCGCACTGGTCGACGGCGATGGCACCATCGTCGACTACGCCGTGGGCCTGGACGGTGCACGCGAGTTGATGCGGAAGGCCGAACAGATGGTGCTCGCCTCGCAGGGCTCATGACAGACTCCCGCCGTGTCGTTGTCGCTCGGAGAGCTGACGCTCCTCCTCAGGTGGGTTCAGCCGCTTCAGCACCCCGAAAGTAACGCCGCCGGAAGTACAGCTCTTCATGGTGCTCCGGCGGTCACCGCCCTCGGCAACCCACGGTGCCGATCGCGTCCGACCCTTCGAACCGTTGACCGTCGGCGGTC carries:
- a CDS encoding TlpA family protein disulfide reductase codes for the protein MTPSDKDVKPPALGRSTVQLFVAMAIVGGLAAFGMFNSIMNFPLVFGGICLALGWFNLWRSRATVRAAPWALLLLVGAALPVAGWLYQQNIVRESQARAQTRTFELLGGTQAPALVGLEPLNTDSQALAAAASYAGPATIVAFWATWCSPCYVELEELDELYRKHRERGLSVVAITRYGESTEPEKRRQVRESSAKFARKRAFTFPVAITAEDDLYRAFQVLGIPRTALVDGDGTIVDYAVGLDGARELMRKAEQMVLASQGS